The Miscanthus floridulus cultivar M001 chromosome 7, ASM1932011v1, whole genome shotgun sequence genome includes a region encoding these proteins:
- the LOC136463476 gene encoding germin-like protein 2-4: MAPRDLLLLLLAAVLLPASSTADPDAVQDYCVPDTGGRAVPVDPARLPSYPCRSPANLTAADFTSAGVRAAGNFSSDTGFAGVSVTPATFPALHTLGMSFARADLSAAGGVNPPHYHPRATETALVLAGRVYAGFVDSGGRVFAKVLEKGEVMVFPRAMVHFQMNVGDEPAAVYGSFNSENPGIVRIPATVFGSGIKDGVLERAFGLSPEELRRLQKRFGPPKTKTAEMDE; this comes from the coding sequence ATGGCTCCGCGTGatctgctcctcctcctgctcgccGCCGTGCTGCTCCCAGCGTCGTCCACGGCGGACCCCGACGCGGTGCAAGACTACTGCGTGCCAGACACGGGCGGGCGTGCCGTGCCCGTGGATCCAGCGCGGCTCCCGTCCTACCCGTGCAGGAGCCCCGCGAACCTGACAGCGGCCGACTTCACCTCCGCGGGCGTGCGCGCCGCGGGCAACTTCTCGTCCGACACGGGGTTCGCGGGGGTGTCGGTCACCCCCGCGACGTTCCCGGCGCTGCACACCCTGGGCATGTCCTTCGCGCGCGCCGACCTCTCGGCCGCGGGCGGGGTGAACCCGCCGCACTACCACCCGCGCGCCACCGAGACGGCGCTCGTCCTGGCGGGCCGCGTCTACGCGGGCTTCGTCGACTCGGGGGGCCGCGTCTTCGCCAAGGTGCTCGAGAAGGGGGAGGTCATGGTGTTCCCGCGCGCCATGGTGCATTTCCAGATGAACGTCGGCGACGAGCCGGCCGCGGTGTACGGCAGCTTCAACAGCGAGAACCCCGGCATCGTGCGCATCCCGGCCACCGTGTTCGGGTCCGGGATCAAGGATGGAGTACTCGAGAGGGCGTTCGGCCTCTCGCCGGAGGAGCTCCGCCGGCTCCAGAAGAGGTTCGGGCCTCCCAAGACCAAGACGGCGGAGATGGACGAGTAA